A region from the Lycium barbarum isolate Lr01 chromosome 8, ASM1917538v2, whole genome shotgun sequence genome encodes:
- the LOC132606209 gene encoding probable protein phosphatase 2C 2 — MHLTIFQTCSCNWKMIDIQEFLMRFSLVSFVLYFIRRLRKTLHMSIVSPPTPSPSPSSPPSPSSLHWLGPWIFLEKEKPFSKLEKSKKTRNDHPTNDYKDDQNPDIDEDARRSTNSRKRPAKLVVPSFVPCLDFGEVGKKFDKTEFETEGRNYSVASRKGRRQVMEDNQGAMLDILGDPKQAFFVVIDGHGGKAAAEYVAENLGKNIVKELEGVERKEGKHIEVAIREGYSRTDQQFLKLGENGGACVASALLKDEELHVSNVGDCRVVLSRNGVAVRLTNDHRLSREDERARVETAGGFVYCHNGVWRVNGSLAVSRAFGDNYLKEWIISEPDVVKLPLTSDCEFLMMASDGLWDKVSDQEAVDVVSKEKSSILACKKLVDMSARRGNLDDITVMVINLQSFLGSN, encoded by the exons ATGCATTTGACAATATTTCAAACCTGCAGCTGCAATTGGAAAATGATAGATATTCAAGAATTTCTCATGCGTTTCTCACTAGTTTCTTTTGTTCTATATTTCATTCGTAGGCTTAGGAAAACCCTTCACATGTCTATTGTTTCCCCACCAACCCCATCTCCGtctccttcttctcctccttctccGTCTTCCCTCCACTGGCTCGGTCCATGGATtttcctagaaaaagaaaaacccTTTTCAAAGCTCGAAAAATCAAAAAAAACAAGAAATGATCATCCCACAAATGATTATAAGGATGATCAAAATCCGGATATCGATGAAGATGCTAGGAGATCTACAAATTCAAGAAAGAGACCTGCAAAGCTTGTGGTACCATCATTTGTTCCTTGTTTGGATTTTGGTGAGGTGGGAAAGAAATTTGACAAGACAGAATTTGAGACTGAAGGAAGAAATTATTCGGTTGCTAGTAGAAAAGGAAGGAGACAAGTCATGGAAGATAACCAAGGTGCCATGCTTGATATCTTAGGTGATCCTAAACAA GCATTTTTTGTTGTGATTGATGGGCATGGAGGGAAAGCTGCTGCAGAATACGTAGCTGAGAATCTAGGAAAAAACATAGTAAAAGAATTAGAAGGTGTTGAAAGGAAGGAAGGAAAGCACATAGAAGTTGCCATACGGGAAGGTTACTCGCGAACAGACCAACAATTTCTTAAATTG GGTGAAAATGGTGGAGCTTGTGTAGCTAGTGCACTGTTGAAGGATGAAGAACTTCATGTATCAAACGTGGGAGATTGTAGAGTAGTTTTGAGTAGGAATGGAGTAGCTGTTAGACTAACAAATGATCATCGTCTCTCAAGGGAAGATGAGCGTGCCCGAGTCGAAACTGCA GGTGGATTTGTGTATTGTCATAATGGAGTTTGGCGAGTGAATGGATCACTTGCAGTTTCAAGGGCATTTGGAGATAACTACTTAAAGGAATGGATCATTTCTGAACCAGATGTTGTCAAGCTTCCTTTAACTTCTGATTGTGAATTTCTCATGATGGCTTCTGATGGCTTGTGGGATAAG GTAAGTGACCAAGAAGCTGTAGATGTGGTATCAAAAGAGAAGAGTTCGATATTGGCTTGTAAGAAGCTTGTAGATATGTCAGCAAGAAGAGGCAACCTTGATGACATAACAGTCATGGTCATCAATCTTCAAAGCTTCCTAGGCAGTAATTAA